One Festucalex cinctus isolate MCC-2025b chromosome 1, RoL_Fcin_1.0, whole genome shotgun sequence genomic region harbors:
- the napgb gene encoding N-ethylmaleimide-sensitive factor attachment protein, gamma b: MAAQKINEAHEHIAKAEKCLKTSLTKWKPDFDSAASEYAKAAVCFKNAKQYEQAKDAYLKEAEYHTENKTLFHAAKAIEQAGMMMKEQKKMPEAIQYIEKACMMYIENGTPDTAAMALDRAGKLIEPLNLEKAVDLYQKAAGVFENEDRLRQAVELLGKASRLLVRLKRLDEAAVALQKEKNMYKEIENFPMCFKKTTAQVLIHLHRGDYVAADKCVRESYSLPGYSGSEDCVAMETLLQGYDEQDEDQVYRVCNSPLLKYMDNDYAKLAISLRVPGGGGKKKKAAAAPAGGAGGDTSAAAEDEDEYEGGLC; this comes from the exons ATGGCTGCCCAGAAAATTAACGAAGCACACGAACACATAGCCAAAGCCGAGAAATG CTTGAAGACAAGTCTGACAAAATGGAAACCGGATTTTGACAGCGCTGCCTCGGAATATGCTAAAGCAG CCGTGTGCTTCAAGAACGCCAAGCAGTACGAGCAAGCCAAGGATGCTTACCTCAAGGAGGCCGAGTATCACACAGAGAACAAAAC GCTTTTCCACGCTGCCAA GGCTATCGAACAAGCGGGCATGATGATGAAAGAGCAGAAGAAGATGCCCGAGGCCATCCAGTACATCGAGAAGGCGTGCATGATGTACATAGAGAACGGGACGCCTGACACCGCTGCCATGGCGCTGGACCGTGCTGGGAA ACTGATCGAGCCGCTCAACCTGGAGAAAGCTGTCGACTTGTATCAGAAGGCCGCTGGTGTGTTTGAG AACGAGGACCGTCTGCGTCAGGCTGTGGAGTTGCTGGGCAAAGCTTCCAGGCTGCTGGTGCGGTTAAAAAG GTTGGACGAAGCTGCCGTGGCTCTGCAGAAGGAGAAGAACATGTACAAGGAGATTGAAAACTTTCCAATGTGCTTCAAG AAAACGACGGCCCAAGTGCTGATCCACCTTCACCGAGGCGACTACGTGGCGGCTGACAAGTGTGTCAGGGAGAGTTACAG CCTGCCAGGTTACAGCGGCAGCGAGGACTGCGTCGCCATGGAGACGCTGCTGCAGGGCTATGACGAGCAGGATGAGGATCAAGTGTACCGCGTGTGCAACTCCCCTCTGCTCAAGTACATGGACAACGAT TACGCCAAGCTGGCCATCTCGCTGCGGGTGCCTGGCGGCGGAGGCAAAAAGAAGAAGGCGGCCGCCGCTCCAGCAGGGGGCGCCGGCGGGGACACCTCCGCCGCTGCCGAGGACGAAGATGAATACGAGGGGGGGCTTTGTTAG